The Anabaena sp. WA102 genome contains a region encoding:
- a CDS encoding sulfotransferase domain-containing protein — protein MIIFCGGTAKDLRSLGYNLCQSLLTQIDKSNIQGTICNTASEIDAYFQLLQPSSSVTLIQYQIPSKLALEKIQQGEAKGIYLHQDPREILAAVLASLKQKVTFESTFINLWQQYQEKWFSDSHQTLLIRREKLISEPHSEISKLATYLNIEFTESKIDLLLKQYQLPSPETVGQWQKC, from the coding sequence ATGATTATTTTTTGTGGTGGAACAGCTAAAGATTTGAGAAGTCTGGGTTACAACCTTTGCCAGAGCTTACTAACTCAAATAGATAAAAGCAATATTCAAGGAACTATTTGCAATACTGCCTCGGAAATAGATGCTTATTTTCAGCTTTTACAACCATCCTCATCTGTAACACTAATTCAATATCAGATTCCCTCAAAATTAGCTTTAGAAAAAATTCAGCAAGGTGAAGCTAAGGGTATTTACTTGCATCAAGATCCTCGTGAAATTTTAGCTGCTGTTCTCGCTTCTTTAAAACAGAAAGTAACCTTTGAATCTACTTTTATCAACCTTTGGCAACAATACCAAGAAAAGTGGTTTTCTGATAGCCATCAAACTTTATTAATTCGTAGAGAAAAATTAATTTCAGAACCACATTCAGAAATTTCTAAGTTAGCAACATATTTAAATATTGAATTTACCGAATCGAAAATTGATTTGTTATTAAAGCAGTATCAGTTACCATCACCTGAAACGGTAGGACAATGGCAGAAGTGTTGA
- a CDS encoding transposase — protein sequence MRLKNFPEVVKTILKPLPKKDYPVLDTFSFVSVWLQYVMDKSIVSMRDLFQRLNNQGIDLKISNFSKASKKRDTQVFLEIITELNNQLRKKKGKEETQALFPIDSTIITLTSKLLWSQGYHQVKLFCGLDSLTSEVGGMVIHFGQGHDHKYGQETVEAIPSKGVGIMDRGFASSERISELKQQKNKAFVLRIKNNVTLEMLENGNCKVGKDEREVEIRVVAFCDIETKSEFRLATNLLNEGEEQVSNQEIMEIYIQRWQIELLWKFLKMHLKLDRLMTKNENGIRIQIMCCLIAYLILQLIEIPQEFGKTLLDKLRYLQSYMCQEISYVHWFRKLIWIR from the coding sequence ATGCGCTTAAAGAATTTCCCAGAAGTGGTCAAAACAATATTGAAACCATTGCCCAAAAAAGATTATCCAGTTCTGGACACATTTTCATTTGTATCAGTGTGGTTACAGTATGTCATGGATAAAAGTATAGTGAGTATGAGAGATTTATTTCAAAGACTAAATAATCAAGGGATAGATTTAAAAATATCAAATTTTTCCAAGGCAAGTAAAAAGAGAGATACTCAAGTATTTTTGGAGATAATAACTGAATTAAACAATCAACTGAGAAAGAAAAAAGGAAAGGAAGAAACCCAAGCATTATTTCCTATAGATTCAACAATTATTACATTAACAAGTAAATTATTATGGAGTCAAGGATATCATCAAGTAAAACTATTTTGTGGGTTAGATAGTTTGACATCAGAAGTTGGTGGAATGGTGATTCATTTTGGGCAAGGACATGACCATAAATATGGACAAGAAACAGTAGAAGCAATTCCGTCAAAAGGAGTAGGGATAATGGATAGAGGATTTGCATCCTCCGAAAGAATATCTGAATTAAAACAACAAAAAAATAAAGCTTTTGTCTTAAGAATTAAAAATAATGTCACTTTAGAAATGCTAGAAAATGGTAATTGTAAAGTTGGCAAAGATGAAAGAGAAGTGGAAATTAGAGTAGTAGCATTTTGTGATATAGAAACTAAGAGTGAATTTCGTTTAGCAACAAACTTATTAAATGAAGGAGAAGAGCAAGTTAGTAATCAAGAGATTATGGAAATTTACATACAAAGATGGCAAATTGAATTGTTATGGAAATTCTTAAAAATGCACCTCAAGTTAGACAGACTTATGACAAAGAATGAGAATGGAATTAGAATTCAGATAATGTGCTGTTTAATCGCTTATTTGATATTGCAACTAATAGAAATACCGCAAGAATTTGGCAAAACTTTATTAGATAAACTCCGTTATCTTCAGTCCTATATGTGTCAGGAAATAAGTTATGTTCATTGGTTTAGAAAACTTATTTGGATAAGATGA